From Antechinus flavipes isolate AdamAnt ecotype Samford, QLD, Australia chromosome 1, AdamAnt_v2, whole genome shotgun sequence:
TCATTTGGGAAGGTGCAGCAACGAAGCGGGGATACAATGCTCCAAATTATAAGATTGAGGAAAGATCAGAATTTTGCCCCAAACCATCAACAGGAGCTCGCCTGCCTGCCTTTTCCTCACTTGTCCCTGttattgctctctctctctctctgtatgtgtgtttaaAAGCATCCTCCTACTAGGTTTTCCATTAAGGAGAATTTTGCTCTGGGAAATTAAAAGACCTTTCAGTTCTGGGCTGTGTTGTCAAGATAATCTTTCCCTCGCCCCcatctaaaatattaaataaatacatttgagattttacacacacatgcaaacGAAATACATATGTAACCCACCATCCTCACGCATCCGTACAATATGCATACACAAActaaatacatatgtgtgcatgttttatccacaaaaatgaaatgcatatatgtgtaacctcaaatgtatatatacttatacacttccatgtatgtgtatatagaataTGTCTGTGAATTTTTGTCTAGGAAAGCTGAAAATTCAAGCAGACAAGCATTTGAGAGTGACTTGGGAGCAAGTTAGCAAATTGAGTTTTGCCCGCCTGATATGAAGGAAATCTTGGGGCCTGCTTTCCTTCTCCTCTGACTTTGGAGCTGCAAGTCTGGATCTTTCTCTCCTGTCTCCAGTGGTCCCCTCTTCTGCCCCAACTTCCCCACTCATCTCCCtgtccttctctttctcatcccttcttCCTGCTGTCCTGTGAGAAGTAAAGTAAAGGAAGAGCTTTCTAAACTTCTTTCGAGGAGTCAATCATTTGGGGAGGCTTTTGCtcttcctccattttcctcttccagTGCTAGGAAACGAATCTTTGTTCTGAGAGAGAAAGCCTATCTGCCTTCACCTTAGGCCAGGTCCAAAGACTGAGTCCCAAGGGACAGTCCCGCTCCCTTAGTAATTTAGGGCAAGGTACCGGCCCGAAAGATGTTAGGAACAGACCAGGAAAAAGAGGATTCGAAACAGAAGTGGAATTGAGTTTTCTCCCCCACGAGTccactctctcctcctctttctgcctcatttgtcttccccctcccttcaGGCAATAGCTCCGGAGGTCCGAGTACCTTTTTGGTGGAACCCTTTCCCGCAGAATTCGCAGACGAAAGGCTTGTAGCCCGCGTGGATTCGGATGTGCGTGTTAAGCGTGGAGCTCCGGTTGAAGGCTTTGCCGCACTGGTTGCATTTATGAGGTTTTTCCTGGGGTGGAGGAAGGGGGCGGGAGACAGAGAGAGTTTGAGGCGAGGGACCCCCAAAGTGGAGGAGTTGACCCGGTTAGGGAAAGCCTAAACTCTGGCCTCTTCTGGCCCCTAgctatgagaaagagagagagagagagagagaggctggaGCCATTCAGAGCGGCTCAAGAACGTCCCTGGGGTCCCTGTGTCCTGCCCATCCCTCTCTCTTCTGGGGGCGGCAGAGCCCCCAGGCAGCCCGGGGGAGCAGCTGTGGGGAGGAGGCCGGCAGCCTGGGCTGCCCGGGCGAGGGCCACGTACCTGGGTGTGGATGATTTTGTGTCTGCACAAAGTACTGGCTTGCCGAAAGCCCTTCCCGCAGACTTTGCAGACAAACGGCCTGGCTCCCGTGTGGACCGGCATGTGACGAGTGAGGTTATAGTGAGCGTTAAACACCTAGTGGAGGGGCGGGACACGAGAGGGCTTTGGAGGGCAAGCCCAGAGGGAGAGGCTGGCTCCCAGACCCCATCTCCGCGGGCCTCCTCTAGCTCCACTCCCCGGCCTCTGCTCCTGGCCCTGGCCTTAGACAGCCTAGCTAACGGTTCCCATTCCCCGTGGCCACCCCCCGACCGGACTCCCTGTTCCTGGACCCCCTCGTGGCGTGCTCCACACCAAGCGAGGAGCGAGCGCTGCCAGATCCCGAGGGGGAGGTCCGGGCGGCCGAGGGCCGGGGGAGCCTCCCTCAGCCCCCCGCCCCGGGCTCTCTCCGGGGCACCCTAGCCGGCTCACCTTGCCGCACACTTCGCAGGTGAAGTTCTTGGGCTTGCCGTCCGCCGAGTTGGCCGCCAGTTTGCCGTGACTCTTGGCTCCGTTCCGCTCCGCCGTCAGCGCCGTGTTCTCCTTCATCACCTGGTCCAGCTGCCCGGGCAGGCGCTCTTTGTGGGGGTAAGGGCCGTGGGGAAACTTGTCCGCGGCCAACGTGGCCAGCTTGGCGTTCTCCAGCAAGAAGAGTTTCTGGTGGGTGGCCAGGGACGCCGGGGACTGGGAGTTGAGGATGCTGGAGGGGAAGAGGTGCCCGTTGAGCAGCTCCGAAGGGGGATACGCCGAAGACTCCAGGTAGTTGAAGTAATAGAGGGAGCCATTGGCCGGCAGCCCCACGGCCTGGTTGATGACCTGAGGTTTGATGACCCTGCCGGTGGGCAGCACGGACGGGGCCAGGCTCAGCTCCGCTTTGCAGCACATGCCGCAGTTCGCTTTGCACAAGCCGCTGGCGCCGCAGAGCTGGGGTCCCCCGCTGCccccgccgccaccgccgcctcCGCCGCCACCTCCTCCGCCGCcgctacctcctcctcctcctccgctgCTTCCGCCGCCTCCCCGGAGGCTACTCTTCCAAAGCTCGGTGTAGTTGAGCAGAGTCTTGGACTGCATCTCGTAGCCCAGGGGCTGGATGGGGATCATACAAGGCAAGGACGAGCAGAGGCTGAGCATCTTCTTGGCGCCCCCGTCCACCTCCAGGCCCCCGGGCCCCCGGGGTTCGAAGGGGGGCTTGGGCTCCGAAGTCTTGGCCATGATCCTCTCGATGGAGAAGGCCAAGGTTTTGGACGTGGCGCTGGAGGCTCCGGTCCGGGAACAGGACGATGGCACCATGGTCTCGAGGGAAGTCGAGCTCGCCATCTCGAGGAAAAGTTGCTGCGGGTTCCAGCGGTAGGAAGGGAGCAGGGGTGCTGGGGCgcggagggtgggggtggggggcgaaGCCGGCCTCCCTCCCAGGCGACGGAGCTCCGGGCTTAACTCTGCATTCCAGAAAAGGCAGGGAGACACATCAATTTAATAAACGCCTGGTCCGAGCCGGGCCACCCATTCGCATTCAAATGAACCGAGCCCTAAACAATGAGCACCCAAAGGTACCAGATCACTGCTCGTTAACCGGGTCGCACAAAAGTAGCCGACCAATCTAGACCTCGTCGGTTTAAAAGGGGGAacggggaaggggggaagaaagagaagaagggaggataaaaaggtggaaaaggaaagaaaggagaaagcgACCCTGCAAACACCCCCAGTGTTCCCGGGCAGCTCGGACCCCCTAGCACTCGAACCACAAACTGGTAGGAGAAGGgcggaaaatttaaaaataaaagaagatggaaaatgaatccGTTTACCTTTCTCCTCCGGCGCCGAGGAGAGAGATGCGTACGAAGCATGCAGCAGGGCTACACTGTCACATTTTGATAGCCAACATCTTCCCTCCGCGTGAGATCACTGTCTTTTACATTTAGCTGACATCACATGAAGTCACTTACAGCGGAATGACATGAGCGCACGGGGCTGCGCtcacagcagcagcagtagcccGGCAGCGGTGGCGGCGGCGGTGACGGCGGCGGCGGCACGGGGCAGCGGCGGTGGCCCCGCCGTAGTTCCGCGAGCCCACCGAGCTCTAGGCGGCCCGGCGGCCCCTGGCGCCACAGCCAGACCGCAGCGGCGGCAGCCACCCGTAGCCCCTAAAAGTTGAATGTCGACAATTTGCATCCGAGCATCCGAGCGCCCCTGGGCCAAGTGCGCGCCACTTGCTAagcagaggagggaaagagagagagagagaggaacagggaatagagagaaaggagagagagagtgtgtgtgcgtgcgtgtgtgtgtgtgtgagagagagagagagaagagagagagagagagagagagagagagagagagaagagagagagagagagagagagagagagagagagagagagagagagagagagagagtccgtAGAAGCTAGGGGGGAGTGGAAAACACAGACTTGGTGCGTGATTCACAACTTTTCTTGCTTGTAGCTCACGCGGACTTCAGGGAGAAGCAGTGAGCGTTTGGCTCGGGCTGCGGGCAGCGGGAGCTAGGGCCCAAGCCCCGCCACCTCCTCCCTCAAAATGGTCACTGCGAGGCCGTCTGCTCTTTCAAGTGGCCCCTTGGCCCTCTGCTACTGATCTGGGCATCGTTATCATAAACTGCCACTTACCCACGGAGCCAGCCCCGGCTGGATACACGCGCAAATGCTAATTACCTCATTAGGATGTGCCGCCTGGCCCCCGCTCCGGGTTCGGAGGAGGGGGAATTATTTTGGGGGAAGAATAAGGAAATATTAATTTATGCAAATACATGAATTtcgatctttttttttcccttttttttttttttgaattgagtggggtgggaggagaggggaaaattcATGAAAGACAACGTCCTAGGGCCTATTACCAGTGCCCTTGGGGTTCCCAATGTGTGGGTGCGCAACTTTGGACTCATCCTCTTGTCCCTGGCGAGGAAAAtacaaaacctttaaaaaaaaaaaaaaaacccgggAGTTTATTTGATTTCCTGATCAATTGAGAATTGTGACTGTGACTCTGTGTTTCTAATTAAAACCCTGGCTCGGTAagctggggctgggggtgggggtgctCTCCAATCCGGAGGATTTGGAGAGCCAGGCTCCCGCTCCCCTAGCTCAGATGGGGACTTACTGTTTGGATAATTGAGAAAGTCCAATTTCCACCTGTTTAAGGAGCAGATTGAAACAGCAGAACCTCCCCCTGGATCCTATTAAACGTTTTTCCTCCCAAGGCCATTCAGCCGAACCAATTTTCCCGAAGTGATTCATGGAGCTCAATTCTGCCCAGGCAGTTCTTTCACTGGGAGACACTAAAGCACTGCGTGGAACCGGgttttgtgtttttctaaaataaagaggAGGATTAtcagaggggagggaggggtgagggaagagggagagagggaggggaagaggctGAAGGGGGCGGGAGAAGGGCTGGGCAGGGACTTAGTTTGGCCGGAGGGGAAAAGCGAAGCGAAGAAAAGGCCTCTTTGGCTCGCCAGGCCCCTCCGGAAAGTTCGCAGGAATTCCTGCGTTTTGTGCGCGGCGCACAAAGGCAGCCCGCGGCCTTCTCTATTTGGAGGGGCTAAATTCCGTCTGTTTAAAGACCCTTTCACCTGCGTATCACAACAAGCCCTAGAAACAAACTCCTCTCAATGAGGTGCGGCCGGTGCTGGCCCCCCGGCCTGTTTGCTCTCTCAGACAACAACGAAAAAGTGGTCCAGTCCGCTGGCGCtattggggatggggatgggCATAGGTGTGGGTTGGGCTTAGGGATAAAGTTGGGTTGGGGATGAAGGTTAGGTGccgggaagaagaagggaggggagaaggagttTTAGGAGAGAAGAACCtgaaggtttttttctttttctttctttcttttcttttctttcttcttcctttactctctctcttctttctttccttttttcctttcctttctttcttcctttcctttcctttccttccttcctccctcccttccttccttcctttcttaatttctttctttctctcttgcttcctcttttttctttcctctcctttctttcttccttcctttttaaaatgttctttatttttctctttcttcctctctttctttctactttctttctctctctttcctcctttcttccttcctctttcttccttccttcctctctttttttcttccttccttccttccttcctttctttctttctttcttttcttttctttctttctttctttctttcttttctttctttctttctttctttctttctttctttctttcttgtcttcctttctctcttctccctctcccttccttctttccttccttccttccttccttccttccttccttccttccttccttccttccttccttccttccttcctttcttccttccttcctaccttcctccctttcttcctttctttctccctccctccctcccttcctttttaaaaatttggacaGTTTTTTTTCCCGTCGGACAGCTACATCTTCCTAGCCTAAGTTTTTAGCATGACAATAAGCTTTATAGCTGCAAACTGCAATTTAAGAGGATTATGATTATAGTGAGGGATTCGGTAGAGAATTCAAAGGAGAAATATGTAGTCATATGTCGCCACAGAGAGGGCTGACTGTGATCGTAGGATCGCGTCAGGCTCTTACAGACACACCAGTTTGTTACAGAACCCCGTGTCCCTCCAACCAGATGGGAGTCACCTCCGGCGTTTGCCCACCTTGCCCTACACAACAGGTGAGGGGAAACGGGGGAATGGTCTTGGTTTTATTTCaaacctctcttcctttccccccaacttctttcttcttatatctctacccttctttctctcttttctccccgcCCTCTccacttataagaaatcaagggaCCTGACTTGACAGGTGAGGGAAAGTAGGGTATGGAGAGATAGTGGAGAAGGGccgggagaggagaaaaaagaaaacagactgGTACAAAAAGGTATACGCATCCAATTCGGAAGCAGACTTTAGGGGACTAGCCTCCTCGGGCTGCAGCTCCCATCCATAGCAAGACCCCGAAGTTTTCAAAACATTGTTGAATTCAGTTTAAAGATCCTTCCTGCACCACCACCCCCTCCTCCCGCCCCGCCCGAGCAAGTCTGAGAAAGCGGATTGTACGCTTGATTTAACTTTGAAGATATGGAGGGATGCTGAATTTCCAGGAGTTCTTACTCTAACTAGGCTCCCCCCTCCTCACTTCAAGAGTAGAAAAGAATGGCAGGAGCTTGGCTCAGCTTGTCTATCCCGTACACAACTGAACTGGCCTTCTCAGATTAATCCTGGCCCCTCCAAAAATAAATAcatcaggaaaacaaacaaacaa
This genomic window contains:
- the FEZF2 gene encoding fez family zinc finger protein 2 — its product is MASSTSLETMVPSSCSRTGASSATSKTLAFSIERIMAKTSEPKPPFEPRGPGGLEVDGGAKKMLSLCSSLPCMIPIQPLGYEMQSKTLLNYTELWKSSLRGGGGSSGGGGGGSGGGGGGGGGGGGGGGSGGPQLCGASGLCKANCGMCCKAELSLAPSVLPTGRVIKPQVINQAVGLPANGSLYYFNYLESSAYPPSELLNGHLFPSSILNSQSPASLATHQKLFLLENAKLATLAADKFPHGPYPHKERLPGQLDQVMKENTALTAERNGAKSHGKLAANSADGKPKNFTCEVCGKVFNAHYNLTRHMPVHTGARPFVCKVCGKGFRQASTLCRHKIIHTQEKPHKCNQCGKAFNRSSTLNTHIRIHAGYKPFVCEFCGKGFHQKGNYKNHKLTHSGEKQYKCTICNKAFHQIYNLTFHMHTHNDKKPFTCATCGKGFCRNFDLKKHVRKLHDSVAPGAPSTKDLPRTVQS